A section of the Branchiostoma lanceolatum isolate klBraLanc5 chromosome 19, klBraLanc5.hap2, whole genome shotgun sequence genome encodes:
- the LOC136425796 gene encoding uncharacterized protein gives MSPTQVVNLLKVCLDCTYFLYDGSFYQQIHGAAMGSPVSPIVCNLYMEHLEQLAISTAPNPPLWWFWYVDDTHTKLKKAHAQEFIDHLNSLDPDIKFTSEKEQDRTLPFLDTLTTIQDDGSLRLSIYRKPTHTDQYLNFRSNHPLEHKLGVVKTLLHRADTIITDPHDRETEKQHIKQALKDCGYPKWAIDKATAPKPRQQNNRNPGTRERDKGRITLPYIKTVSEPLRRIFASHGISTCFKPTNTLRQLLVAPKDKTSREEKCGVVYHIPCQGTTRQGTCEEFYIGETERSLRTRFLEHKRPSSHSSEVSQHIHIESPGHTVSLDKVRILDTEQDYFVRGLKEAIYIRALQPSLNRDSGRYKLPGTFDQLLTSRIRNDTCQ, from the coding sequence ATGTCACCTACCCAGGTCGTCAATCTACTGAAAGTCTGTCTGGATTGCACATACTTTCTGTACGATGGCAGCTTCTATCAACAGATACATGGGGCAGCTATGGGTTCACCTGTGTCCCCCATAGTATGCAACTTGTACATGGAACACTTAGAACAACTCGCCATATCTACAGCTCCAAACCCGCCCCTCTGGTGGTTCTGGTACGTCGACGACACCCACACCAAACTCAAGAAAGCCCACGCACAGGAATTTATAGACCATCTCAACTCTCTGGACCCCGACATCAAATTCACATCGGAGAAAGAACAAGACAGAACCCTCCCCTTCCTCGACACTCTCACCACGATCCAAGACGACGGTTCACTACGTCTGAGCATCTACCGGAAACCCACTCACACGGACCAATACCTCAACTTCAGATCGAACCATCCTCTTGAACACAAACTTGGGGTCGTGAAGACGTTACTCCACAGAGCTGACACGATCATAACGGATCCAcacgacagagagacagagaaacaacACATCAAACAGGCACTGAAGGACTGCGGGTACCCTAAGTGGGCCATAGACAAGGCGACCGCACCAAAGCCCCgtcaacagaacaacaggaaCCCGGGGACGAGAGAGAGGGACAAAGGACGCATCACCCTTCCGTACATCAAGACCGTCTCAGAACCCCTACGcagaatatttgcttcacacgGGATCTCCACCTGCTTCAAACCTACTAACACACtgcgacagcttctcgtggcgccgaaggacaaaacctctagagaagagaagtgcggcgtagtgtaccacattccgtgtcagggaaccactagacaagggacttgcgaagaattctacattggtgagacagaacgctcgtTGAGAaccagattccttgaacacaaacgccccagctcgcattcgtctgaagtctctcaacacatccacattgaatctccgggccataccgtctcgctggacaaagtcagaatactggacactgagcaggactactttgtGAGAGGtctaaaggaggccatatacatcagggcactccagccgtcactcaacagagacagtgggcgttacaaacttcctggcacgtttgaccaattgctgacgtcacgtatccgcaatgacacgtgtcaataa
- the LOC136425246 gene encoding PAX-interacting protein 1-like: MVSESQGSENLTVPGDFFKEVKYFLCGNISDQVQKLLRQGGGKEYSYLTDLATHVIADNEDYPEVSEAREVYDLPVVTPKWVILSAKCGRLLPHKAFTPEDNKLFSGLVLCLSQIPEEDRKALWGMVTFYGGNCQLNFNKRCTHLVTPKPEGAKYECALKHTKIKVVTPDWIIDSLDQKKQLETEKYHPRLIIKEEKKEPPPPNQEEEEEPMDTSSANQAEALMEFDQSGLSLDGKKKVEAPRLLNLLNKSACDQTPPDHRSLGRVQSPLLTNRRIRDITNSGHIDASGTKLVLSPRDSTKVHETIQISQLDDTPPFLKGDGELLEYHGHDPKINVPPDTCLLGCIFVIVDYQDQVLPAQLETWTRVVHQHGGFVDPGYSQRCTHLLCDNQASPFFKQAQQDGKRCVTAYWLNDVLTIKKMIPPWKALHLPTPFPHNIKPCNGQIIAVTGFVDQDRENLKMMISLAGAKYTGSFSRFNTVLICKRPEGEKHKKALEWRTPCLNVQWLSDIILGNFDAMKQTGLPKYQNFSANEPFQLDYHYVKAVMGPWTTALQLSQDTLQNLSRSRVLFTPSPPSKSKRKSPQDGNGTSKRQRNEPIKPYRRLPPEKTPRVLFTGLDIASVNDLTTKVQLIGGEIAENIHKCTHLVSTKVLRTVKFLSGVSSCRHIVSPAWVEDSFKHRCFVEERIHTLVDQEQEAQFGFSLAESLARARVHKLFKDTCFYMTPNVIPRLDMMKTIVESAGGKVIGTKPAVNRVLASQQRQGSPRIFIITCESDVQMCADYASNNIDVYSAEFILTGVLCQKMDFESYRF, translated from the exons ATGGTGAGCGAGTCGCAAGGATCGGAAAACCTGACGGTTCCTGGGGACTTCTTTAAGGAAGTAAAGTACTTCTTATGCGGCAACATCAGCGATCAG GTTCAGAAGCTGTTGCGGCAGGGCGGTGGAAAGGAGTACTCGTACCTCACCGATCTCGCTACGCACGTCATCGCTGACAACGAAGATTACCCAGAAGTCAGCGAGGCTAGGGAGGTGTACGACCTTCCTGTTGTCACG CCAAAATGGGTGATCCTGTCAGCAAAATGTGGACGTCTCCTACC TCACAAGGCCTTCACTCCAGAAGACAACAAACTCTTCTCAGGTCTCGTCTTATGTCTGTCACAG atTCCAGAAGAGGACCGCAAGGCACTATGGGGGATGGTGACCTTCTATGGCGGGAACTGTCAGTTGAATTTCAACAAGAGGTGTACGCACTTAGTCACACCCAAACCTGAGGGG GCAAAATATGAGTGTGCACTAAAACACACCAAGATCAAGGTTGTGACGCCAGATTGGATTATCGACAGTCTCGatcagaaaaaacaacttgagaCAGAGAAGTATCACCCCAGGCTTATCatcaaggaagaaaagaaagaaccTCCCCCACCCAAtcaggaggaagaagaagaacccatGGACAcatcctcagccaatcaggctGAAGCATTGATGGAATTTGACCAATCAGGACTGAGCTTAGATGGGAAGAAGAAAGTGGAGGCTCCAAGGTTGTTGAATCTTTTGAACAAGAGTGCTTGTGACCAGACCCCCCCTGATCACAGGTCTCTTGGTAGGGTCCAATCGCCGTTGCTTACGAACAGGAGAATTCGGGACATCACGAACAGTGGTCACATCGACGCCAGTGGAACGAAACTTGTTCTCAGTCCACGTGATTCCACCAAG GTTCATGAGACCATCCAGATCTCCCAGCTGGATGACACCCCTCCCTTCCTAAAGGGGGATGGGGAGTTACTAGAGTACCACGGTCATGATCCGAAAATAAATG TTCCCCCTGACACCTGTCTGCTGGGCTGTATATTTGTGATTGTTGACTACCAGGACCAGGTTCTACCTGCACAGCTGGAGACATGGACTAGG GTGGTGCACCAGCACGGTGGCTTTGTGGacccaggctactcccaacggTGCACTCATTTACTGTGTGACAACCAGGCTAGTCCATTCTTCAAACAG GCGCAACAGGATGGTAAGAGGTGTGTGACAGCATACTGGTTGAATGATGTTCTTACCATTAAGAAGATGATCCCACCGTGGAAGGCTCTACACCTCCCTACACCATTCCCACACAACATCAAACCATGCAACGGACAG attATTGCAGTGACAGGGTTTGTGGACCAGGACAGAGAAAACCTGAAGATGATGATATCCCTGGCTGGAGCCAAGTACACAGGGAGCTTCAGTCGTTTCAACACTGTACTCATATgtaaaag ACCTGAAGGAGAGAAACACAAGAAGGCCCTGGAGTGGCGGACGCCGTGTTTGAACGTCCAGTGGCTCAGTGACATCATCTTGGGAAACTTTGACGCCATGAAACAGACCGGGCTGCCAAAGTACCAGAACTTTTCCGCCAACGAACCTTTTCAACTGGACTATCACTACGTCAAAGCTGTTATGG GCCCCTGGACAACTGCGTTGCAGCTATCCCAGGATACCTTACAGAACCTCAGCAGGAGTCGCGTTCTCTTCACGCCGTCACCGCCCTCCAAGTCGAAGCGGAAAAGTCCGCAGGACGGGAACGGGACCAGCAAACGACAGAGGAACGAACCTATCAAGCCGTACAGAAGACTTCCTCCTGAGAAAACTCCCAGGGTGCTTTTCACTGGACTGGACATTGCAAGTGTCAATGACCTCACAACG AAAGTCCAGCTGATTGGTGGAGAGATTGCGGAGAATATCCACAAGTGCACGCACCTGGTGTCCACTAAGGTACTGCGGACGGTCAAGTTCCTGTCAGGTGTCTCCAGCTGCAGACACATCGTATCACCTGCATGGGTGGAAGACAGCTTCAAGCACAGGTGCTTTGTTG AGGAGAGGATTCACACATTGGTTGATCAGGAACAGGAAGCCCAGTTTGGTTTCAGTCTGGCAGAGTCTCTGGCCAGGGCACGGGTTCACAAACTCTTTAAG GACACTTGCTTTTACATGACACCAAATGTCATACCAAGACTGGACATGATGAAGACCATAGTGGAATCAGCCGGGGGGAAAGTCATAGGGACCAAACCTGCCGTCAATAGGGTGTTGGCATCGCAGCAGAGACAG